The genomic interval TTCCTTGTTAAGAACGCAGTCTTTTAAAGCCTCCATACGTAATCTAGATTGCAAGGGGGAGGGGATTGATACCCCTTCTTAGTCTGATTTCCCGTCGACACCTTCGAATCAATCATACTTGTAATTCACAAAAATGTTGACTTTTCCCAACCGAACTATTAATATAAATTCTCATATATATGAGGTGATATAATTGACAAGAATTCTAATGATTATATTTTTAGGCTTCTTTCTTATTGTTGGTGCTGCATTACTATTGATAAATGACAGAGTAAATGTAGGTTTAGAAGATTTGCAAGGCAAGGGTGAAGTAATTGAATCAATTACTTCACCTGATGAGAATTATACTGCTAATGTTTATCTTATTAATGAAGGAGGGGCAACAACTAGGTTTCAAATTAGAGTAGCAATTTATTCAAATAACAATGATACTGCATATGAAAAGACTTTTGATGACAACACAATTTATTGGGAATACGGTACAGGTGAAAAAACTACAGTTTTTTGGGTCGATAAAGAGACTATAAAAATAAATGATGTCACCTTAAATATTTTTAATGACACATATAATTGGAAAAAAGACAGAATAGAATAGATTAATAATTGAACTTACTACCTGTGAACTACCCACCACTTACCACCCTTACGGGTTGCTTGGCGTAGTACCCATCTATATGAACCAAGCTAACCCTCTTGTTCCAAGAGTTTGTATTTTTACTAGGCAATCGCTAACAAGCGAATTAGCAGGATCCAAATCCATGCAGCGCGTAGGTAAGTTCAGAAGATACCTACCCTAAGCTCGTTTATCTTTCTTGAGCAGTAAAAAAGGCTTCAAGAGTTTTAATTCTACCTTCACGGATCTCAATAGTACCTCTCATGAGTTCTTC from Alkalihalophilus pseudofirmus carries:
- a CDS encoding DUF5412 family protein, with the protein product MTRILMIIFLGFFLIVGAALLLINDRVNVGLEDLQGKGEVIESITSPDENYTANVYLINEGGATTRFQIRVAIYSNNNDTAYEKTFDDNTIYWEYGTGEKTTVFWVDKETIKINDVTLNIFNDTYNWKKDRIE